The genomic stretch CATTGATCCGAGGACGCTCGACCTGTACTTGTTGGCGTTCTCGACGCTCTGAGTTACTGTCTTGAGAGTCATCGGAGGTTGCGTTGGGGGTTGGGTCAAAAACTTCAAATCTGGCGCTATGACCAACTTCTTGGGCTGCGGTCATGACAACTGTCCGCACCGCTTGGATTGTTCGTCCCCCTTTGCCAAAAACTCGCCCTCGATCTTCTGGATCGAATGCAACTCTGATCCAGACGCGATCGCTTTTGCTATTTGACTCAAAATCTACCCGCAAGGCATCTGGATGAGCTAGTAATGGCTTTAGCAAAAAACTAATTAAGGAGTTATAGTCGGGCATTTTTTAGTTAGGCATTGCTGTTAGGCAAAAACTTATAATTATTTTATTTTAATTATTTTATTAATTATGTTTTAAGCGCTAACGAGATCGAATACCTTAGCTTTTTCGAGGATGCGACGTACTGTATCAGTGGGTTGAGCACCTTTTTTGATGCGATCGACGATCGCAGGTACATCAAGTTGGGTTTCTTTGGTACGTGGGTTGTAGAAACCAAGCTCGGCAAGGGGACGACCATCGCGGCGGCTGGTGCTATTGACAACTACAATGCGATAGCTGGCTTCAAACTTCTTGCCAAATCGCTTTAATCTCAACTTAATCATGGGTTTATGGCTCTAAAATTCTGCGTGATTCGGTTCAATATTTTAGCAGAATTATTACTATAGCATGATCATAATTTGTTTTCTGCTTCAATTAATCTAAATAACATAGATCCTAAAGCAATGTCTCATAGTCCTATTCTAAGCATTTGTATTCCAGCTTATAACCGCCCACTGTGGTTTCACCGAGCTTTAGAATCGATTGTGATAGGAAATAAGGAATTTGAGTCATCCGTGGAAATTGTTATTACGGATGACTCAAGCACTCAAGAATGTGAAGAAATTATGAGGCAAGTTTGCTGTCAATGGTCTGGTCAATGTATCTATGAACATCATCCAGTTCGTTTAGGCATGGTGGAAAATTGGAATCGCGCAATTAGCCTCACCACAGGACAGTATATAGTCGTTCTTCATGATGATGACTTTTTATTAAAGGATGCTATTACTAACATCCTTGCAACAATCAAAGCCGTAAATCATCCTGTTCTTTTATTTGGGGTTGAGGTAGTGGATGAGCAAGAAAGAGTCATGAAGCGGCAGATTTTTAAAGAAAATCAGTGGTTATCGCCACGAGATGCGTTGATAAGCCTATTGTCAAACTCGTCTTTTGTAAGATTTCCTGCGATCGTGGTCGCCCGTTCTGCTTTTGCAGAAATGGGAATGTTTCGGACTGAGTGGAGAGAGCCTTGCGATCTGGATATGTGGATTAGGCTATTTAGTCGATATGGTGTGTATTGTCTACAAGATGTCACAACAGCCTATCGAGTTCATGATCAAGCTTTGACAATGGGCGTATTCAATGAACAAACAATTAACCTATTATTAGGTTTGTTTGCGGAAGTGAAACAATTAAATATTTTAAGTTCAGAGGAAATTGTAAGTTGTAAAGCATTGTTTCTGTATCAGTTTATTTTAGCGGGAGCATGGCGACAGTTAAAACGAGGAAGGTTACAAGAATTTCGGAGAGTAATGGAATTAATGGATATTTCCGAGGTTAAAAATTTACCCTGTCCTAAAAAATGGTGGATGCTAAATTCTATCTTTAGAGTTTTGTCTAACGGACTACGCATCTGAACTGTCGGTAATTAGTTATTCAAGTTAATTCTATAGTCAAGGTGATTGCGCGAAAGATGAGGACTATAGCAAGGGTCATAATCTATATACTTCTTCCATTTTGTCTGCATATATTTAATTTCAGCATTAAATCTTTTCAGCTTTTCTGGTGTATCATCGTGACCTCTGCTTTTAGATTCATGATGATAAAGTTTAACGTGAGGTAAGTAGATATTTCTATATCCTTTTTCAATTATTTTTAGACAAAAGTCTATATCATTAAAAGCAACAGATAACTCTTCTTCAAAACCATTTACTTCATAAAAAATTTCTTTCCTGCACATTAAACAAGCACCAGTTACAGCTAGATAATTGTTAATTGTTTGTATCTGTCCGAAATAATTAATAGAATCTTGTTTGAAATGTTTATGACAGTGATCTGCAAGTCCTCCCATCCCTAAAATAACTCCTGCATGTTGCACAGTATTATCAGGATATAAAAGTAGCGAACCAACTGCGCCTATTGTATGACGCTGAGACTGCTCAACCATTGCATTCATCCAATCTGCATTTATGATTTCAGTATCATTGTTTAGAAACAATAAATACTTACCTTCGGCAAATTGAACTGCATAGTTGTTAATCTTAGAATAATTAAAAGGAATATCATATTTATAAACTTTAATCCTAAATGGTTCTTTAACTTGCCATTCTTTAATAGCTCTAATAGCATGGTTTTCTGTACTTCCGTTATCAACTAAGATTACTTGATAGTTGGGATAATTAGTTTTAGAAAAGATAGAGTTAAGACATCTATCTAAGACTTTCCCTAAATTCTTAGTTGGAATGATAATACTAACTAGATCGCATTCTTTTATTTGGTAACGGGGAATATAGTAACCGTTTTGAATTGATACTGATTCACATGCTGTATCTCTTCTATCAATTGCCTCGAAAATTGCTCTACAAGCTAAATTTGATATAGAATTTGATTTAGATCTTAAACGTTCATGATAAAGAATCTTAGAAACATGGTAAATTGCAGATGTTTGTTCTGTAAAGCGTAGCAATAAATCATAAACTTTTCCTTCATTAAACTCTTCCCTAAATCCCCCTATTTGAAGAATCAATTGTTTTCTATAGATACCTAAAGAGCCAGTATACATTCTAGATAAAAAACTATCAGGACACCAATCTGGCTTAAAAAATGGGTTTTTTAAATATCCTTGATCGTCTATTTTATCTTCATCTGAATAAATCATATCAGCATTAGGATATTTGTTTAGCTCTAATACCATTTGATAAATTGCATCATGGGTCAATAAGTCGCCATTCTCTATTAGAGATATAAATTCTCCATTTGCAATTTCTATAGCATTATTAAAATTGTCAGAATCATTATTAGTTTGATTGTCAAAAACTTTAATTTGCTCATATTTTGCAATATAATTTCCCAAAATATGATTGATTTCAGAATCTACTGATATATTCTTTATTACACATAATTCCCAATATGGATAAATTTGATTAGTAATAGATTCAAGAGTATCTTTAAGATACAAAAAATTGTTCTGGTCAATGGGAAGTATGATACTTATAACTGGCAGATAACTAAATTGATATAGAGTTTTTCGTAGATGTTTAATATCTGAGTTTCTAGGGAAATTCCTTATCAACCATAAGTAATACATATGATTTTGGGAAAAAGGGATTTCAGGTATGATTTTTAGCTTATATACAAAGCGCCAAATGATCGACAGAATAATTCTTGAAAACTTGTTTCTAAGTTTAAAAACAAATCTAACTATAGGATATAAAAAATTAGTTTTTACAAGTATAGACTTGATTCTATTTTTTAGAATAATTGAAATATTGATAATACTCATCATAAATCTTTTATTTATTTTTTGTTCGCATTCACATCAATTGAGGATTTTAGTCTAGATTTGAGTAGCTTTTTTAATGAAAACCAAATATTTCGCAGTTTCCAAAACTTACTCCTTGTGATGCCATTTAATTCGGCTTTTGCTTGGACTAATTCATTTTTTATCTGGGTTAGTTCATTCTGCAATTTTGTAATGCTATACAAATCAATTGTGCCAGTTAACTTTACAAAATCTTTATAGCTTAGAATATTTTGTATGTCTTTAGAATTTAACTTGTCAAAAATCACGCTTAATGCAAAATACTTAACTGCAAAAATTTCAATATTTAGCATTAATTTAGCAATTAAATATTGACGTATATTATTGTTGATATTTTTTTGATCATTAAATACTTCCATTTGATTGATTTCAGGAAATATCGTGTCTAAGTGATTAGTGACTTCTAGAGAGAGAAAATTATTATAAATCTGAGAAAGTTCTGCTGTTGATCTGATGTGGTTCTCTAATCTATTTCCACTAGCATTAGCTTCATTGTCACGGACTCGAAAACAAATTAATTCTTCTGGAATAATATGTATTTCGTATTTTTGGCATAGTCTAATCCAAAAATCAAAATCTGGTAATTGGGCAAAACGAGGATCGTATAAACCTACATTTTCATAACATTCTCTGCGAATAAGAATACTTGGATGGCAAAGACAATTACCATTATAGAAAAAATAATTTAGCCATTCAAATCTATTGCGATTTGGCTGTATAAAAATATTTTTATAAAAATGTTCTCCTTCAAAATCATCACTATTATCATTGATAATCTTTGCATAGCTAAATACTGCACCGATTTCAGGATGACTATTTAGAAAATTTAGTTGTATTTCGAGTTTATTAGGTAAAAAGACATCATCAGAGTTTAAGAGTGCAATAAATTTACCAGTTGAATTTTCTATGCAATTATTTACTGTAAGACAAGCACCCTTGTTCTCTGAAAAGACAAACAACTTAATTCGAGGGTCTGTGAATTCTTTGATTAAGTTAACTGATTTATCACTAGAGCCGTCATCAGTAATAACAATTTCAAAATCTTTATAGGTTTGATCTAAGACACTTTGAAGAGCTTCAGATATGTATTTCTCGTGATTATAAGACGGTATAACAACTGATATTGTAGGCATATTCTTATATCATTTCTAACTTATTTTGATGTAAGTGTTTTTGAATAGAATCACTGTTGGCAATACTAAAGCGAATAATATTAACTACCTTAGCGATATCTTCTGTATTGATAGATGTTCCTGTGGGTAACAACATTACACGTTGAGTTAATTTTTCTGTTTCAGGAAGTAGTAATCCTGCATGGGGAAAATAAGATCTGTAAGGTTCCATTCTATGGCAACTAGGATAAAAGTAACGTCGAGCCATTACATTTTCTGCCTCAAGTATTTTTACCAGAAGATCACGATTTACGTTAGCTATAGTTTCGTCAACTTCTAGGACAATATATTGATAATTACAGCGTTCTCCGTTTTGATAGGGGAATATAGATATCCCTTTTATATCAGAGAGTTCTTGCTTGTAGCATTGATAGTTACGATGATTAATCTCAATAAATTCTTCTATGCTTTCTAGAGATGTTAGCCCCATTGCCGCAGAAGCTTCGCTCATCTTGCCATTTGTGCCAATATAAATCACATTGTCTAAACCAGCAAAACCAAAATTATTCATTAGACGGAGCTTTTGGGCTAGTTCGTCATTATTAGTTACAATTGCCCCACCCTCAAAAGCATTAATAAACTTTGTAGCGTGAAAACTAAAAACTTCGGCTTCTCCAAAATTTCCAATCATCTGCCCTTTATACGAACAACCAAACGCATGGGCAGCATCAAACATCAGTTTTAAGTTATGCTTTTCTGCAATTTCGCTCAATGTTTCAACATTACAGGGATTTCCCCACACATGAACCCCGATGATGCCTGAAGTACGCGGGGTAATCATTGCCTCTAGTCGATAGGGATCAATGGTATGTGTTTTTGGATCAATGTCACAAAATACAGGTGTAATTTCTTGCCATTGGAGTGCGTGAGCAGTAGCAATAAAAGTAAAGGAAGGTACTAGGACTTCGCCTGTTAAGCCTAATGCGCGAATAGCTAACTCTAGAGCAACTGTACCGTTACAGTTAGCAATGCAATGTTTGACTCCAATATAGTCAGCAATTCTTTGCTCAAACTCTTGAACAAATTTGCCATTATTGGTCAACCATTTGCGATCGAGCATATCGTTCATGCGATCTAGTAAGCTTTGTCTATTGCCAATATTCGGACGACCAACATGAAGCCTTTCCGTAAAAGTTGGTATTCCTCCTAAAAATGCTAAATCTTTAATCTCACATTTAAGTTTAAGATGATTTATAACAAAATTCATTATTTCTGGCTAAAGAATTACGATAATAAAAAAAACTGTCTTATAGGAGTCTCAAACTTATTTCAAATCGCTTCTGACCCACTAATATTTCTAATCCACTATATCCATCAAACGTCAAACACCGAATTAATTTAATTAATTCTTTCCCTTCCATTGTTTGCCAGTGATCAGTTGTCTTTAATCTTAAAAAGTCTTGCTTACTATGGTATGTTCCTATCCCTCTTTGTGGTAGTGCTGGCAAGTGTATCCCATCAGCAATTTTATCAAAATATTCTAGGAATAGCTGTTTCTCAGCTTGCCTAATACGAGCAAATAATAAGTCACCTGTATCACTTTCGCTATATTCTACTTGGATTTGAGAAACAATATCGCCTTCATCAATACCTTCATTGATTTCATGTAAAGTTGCTCCTGCTGGTGTATCTTCCCATAAAGCCCAAAAAATTGGATAGTAACCTCTTCCCCAAGGTAAATAGGAAGGATGTAAATTGTATATCTTTTTGTATTTGGAAATCACAAAAGGTTTAAATATTTTAGGGTAATGAATAGAAATTGCATTAGTAGAGTTTATAAATTCAACTAAATTTGGATTCTGATTGGAAACATTAATATTTAAGCTTTGAGCTTTTTCAAAGATTGATTTATCAAAAGTAAAAACCTGATTAGTTCTATTTGATGGAACCTGTTCTAAAGCCCACAAACCGATATCACCACCAAGGTATAGATCAATCATTATTTCTAATCCTTTATAGCTTCACAAATTAATTTTGAATCTTTTCGAGTCTCTAAATTATTTAATTCTGTGACTTCACTGACACCCCACTCTACATCCTTAATGATCCTAAAACCTGCCTCTTTTATTCTTCGATGCAGTTCTTCTCGATCATACATCCATTGATGTCCCCACCATCGGAAAGAAATGTTAATCATTTCAGCACGGGTTTTAATAAATTCATGACCTTCCCATTTTAACCAGTCTTGATCTCGCCAATTTTCTGATTGATATTTATCCACGGTATATTCTAATGACGGCATTGCTATCCGTAAAACCCCATTAGATTTTAAAATACGGTGACATTCTTTTAAAAAGAAAATAGCTTGCTCAATAGATAAGTGTTCTAAGAAATGTTCGTTATAGATTAATGAACAAGAATTACTTTCAAGGAATGGTAAACCATAAGAAGTATCCCAAATAATATCAACTACTTGGCTTTGCTCTTTGTCTATATTAATCCAGTCATCCAATCTAATAGAACCACAACCAATGTGTAATTTATAAGGAGATTTATGATTAGATAGTGTTTTGTTGATTGATCTAATTTTTGTTTTTCTATTTACTTTGCTTAGCAAGCTACTTAGATTTTTGATAATACTCATCGACTCACCTTAAATTAATGATTTACAGTTTTAATTAAGTCATCATTATTAACTTCTAATGACCAATCTAGTTTTGGTCTTACAATACCAATCCATTCTCCATACCAGTTTCCTTCTCTCTCAATATCGTGAACCTCAAAAAAAACAACATCATCTATATCAAGAAGTGGAATTGAAGTGTCTTTAACTATTAAAACTCTAAGTCTATAAGTGTCATTGTTAAAAAAGTTAGGAGGAATATGGCAGCTAGTTTTAATTAGTCCTATTGGAACTTGCTGAGGCTCTGAAAAAGAATTAAAAACACAAATATTATCATTTGTATAAATAACGTAACTAATATTTAATAATGTATTTGGAATGTAGTTCCAATATTCAAACTCTATGGTAAGTGAAGTGAGAACGGTTATTTCTTTAGTCTCATGCGGTTGGGAAGGTAAAATCGCAACCCTATGTAATTTCGCTTGTTCATTTCCAGGGGCAGTATCTGGACTGTGCCAAATCCTTTCAAGCTGATATTTTTGAGCAATATACAAATACTTAGAAGCTACTTTATTGATAGTGTCAGTGTAGGATATAGAGCCATTTTCCAGCCAGATTCCTTTTTGACATAGACTTTTTACAGCAGTCATATTGTGGCTGACAAATAGAACTGTCTTACCTTCATTTTTACTTACTTCCCCCATCTTCCCCAAACACTTTTTCTGAAATGATGCATCCCCAACAGCTAACACCTCATCCACAATCAAAATCTCAGGCTCTAGGTGTGCGGCTACTGCAAACGCCAACCTCACATACATCCCCGATGAATAGAACTTAACAGGTGTATCTAAAAACTTCTCCACCTCCGCAAACGCCACAATCTCATCAAACTTGCGGCTGATTTCAGCACGCTTCATCCCCAAGACCGCACCATTCATAAAAATATTTTCGCGTCCCGTTAACTCAGGATGAAACCCCGTCCCCACTTCTAATAGTG from Pseudanabaena sp. Chao 1811 encodes the following:
- a CDS encoding class I SAM-dependent methyltransferase, whose amino-acid sequence is MSIIKNLSSLLSKVNRKTKIRSINKTLSNHKSPYKLHIGCGSIRLDDWINIDKEQSQVVDIIWDTSYGLPFLESNSCSLIYNEHFLEHLSIEQAIFFLKECHRILKSNGVLRIAMPSLEYTVDKYQSENWRDQDWLKWEGHEFIKTRAEMINISFRWWGHQWMYDREELHRRIKEAGFRIIKDVEWGVSEVTELNNLETRKDSKLICEAIKD
- a CDS encoding formyltransferase family protein, with the translated sequence MIDLYLGGDIGLWALEQVPSNRTNQVFTFDKSIFEKAQSLNINVSNQNPNLVEFINSTNAISIHYPKIFKPFVISKYKKIYNLHPSYLPWGRGYYPIFWALWEDTPAGATLHEINEGIDEGDIVSQIQVEYSESDTGDLLFARIRQAEKQLFLEYFDKIADGIHLPALPQRGIGTYHSKQDFLRLKTTDHWQTMEGKELIKLIRCLTFDGYSGLEILVGQKRFEISLRLL
- a CDS encoding glycosyltransferase family 2 protein; this encodes MSHSPILSICIPAYNRPLWFHRALESIVIGNKEFESSVEIVITDDSSTQECEEIMRQVCCQWSGQCIYEHHPVRLGMVENWNRAISLTTGQYIVVLHDDDFLLKDAITNILATIKAVNHPVLLFGVEVVDEQERVMKRQIFKENQWLSPRDALISLLSNSSFVRFPAIVVARSAFAEMGMFRTEWREPCDLDMWIRLFSRYGVYCLQDVTTAYRVHDQALTMGVFNEQTINLLLGLFAEVKQLNILSSEEIVSCKALFLYQFILAGAWRQLKRGRLQEFRRVMELMDISEVKNLPCPKKWWMLNSIFRVLSNGLRI
- a CDS encoding glycosyltransferase family 2 protein; protein product: MYLKDTLESITNQIYPYWELCVIKNISVDSEINHILGNYIAKYEQIKVFDNQTNNDSDNFNNAIEIANGEFISLIENGDLLTHDAIYQMVLELNKYPNADMIYSDEDKIDDQGYLKNPFFKPDWCPDSFLSRMYTGSLGIYRKQLILQIGGFREEFNEGKVYDLLLRFTEQTSAIYHVSKILYHERLRSKSNSISNLACRAIFEAIDRRDTACESVSIQNGYYIPRYQIKECDLVSIIIPTKNLGKVLDRCLNSIFSKTNYPNYQVILVDNGSTENHAIRAIKEWQVKEPFRIKVYKYDIPFNYSKINNYAVQFAEGKYLLFLNNDTEIINADWMNAMVEQSQRHTIGAVGSLLLYPDNTVQHAGVILGMGGLADHCHKHFKQDSINYFGQIQTINNYLAVTGACLMCRKEIFYEVNGFEEELSVAFNDIDFCLKIIEKGYRNIYLPHVKLYHHESKSRGHDDTPEKLKRFNAEIKYMQTKWKKYIDYDPCYSPHLSRNHLDYRINLNN
- a CDS encoding DegT/DnrJ/EryC1/StrS family aminotransferase, which translates into the protein MNFVINHLKLKCEIKDLAFLGGIPTFTERLHVGRPNIGNRQSLLDRMNDMLDRKWLTNNGKFVQEFEQRIADYIGVKHCIANCNGTVALELAIRALGLTGEVLVPSFTFIATAHALQWQEITPVFCDIDPKTHTIDPYRLEAMITPRTSGIIGVHVWGNPCNVETLSEIAEKHNLKLMFDAAHAFGCSYKGQMIGNFGEAEVFSFHATKFINAFEGGAIVTNNDELAQKLRLMNNFGFAGLDNVIYIGTNGKMSEASAAMGLTSLESIEEFIEINHRNYQCYKQELSDIKGISIFPYQNGERCNYQYIVLEVDETIANVNRDLLVKILEAENVMARRYFYPSCHRMEPYRSYFPHAGLLLPETEKLTQRVMLLPTGTSINTEDIAKVVNIIRFSIANSDSIQKHLHQNKLEMI
- the rpsP gene encoding 30S ribosomal protein S16, with amino-acid sequence MIKLRLKRFGKKFEASYRIVVVNSTSRRDGRPLAELGFYNPRTKETQLDVPAIVDRIKKGAQPTDTVRRILEKAKVFDLVSA
- a CDS encoding KH domain-containing protein; its protein translation is MPDYNSLISFLLKPLLAHPDALRVDFESNSKSDRVWIRVAFDPEDRGRVFGKGGRTIQAVRTVVMTAAQEVGHSARFEVFDPTPNATSDDSQDSNSERRERQQVQVERPRINVEKPKRREIIN
- a CDS encoding ABC transporter ATP-binding protein, with the translated sequence MTQPVIQVSNLSKCYQIRSTTPKPYHSLREDLVDGFKGLLRGEWGQSQSEDFWALKDVSFDVNQGEVVGIIGRNGAGKSTLLKILSRIVRPTSGEVIIRGRVGSLLEVGTGFHPELTGRENIFMNGAVLGMKRAEISRKFDEIVAFAEVEKFLDTPVKFYSSGMYVRLAFAVAAHLEPEILIVDEVLAVGDASFQKKCLGKMGEVSKNEGKTVLFVSHNMTAVKSLCQKGIWLENGSISYTDTINKVASKYLYIAQKYQLERIWHSPDTAPGNEQAKLHRVAILPSQPHETKEITVLTSLTIEFEYWNYIPNTLLNISYVIYTNDNICVFNSFSEPQQVPIGLIKTSCHIPPNFFNNDTYRLRVLIVKDTSIPLLDIDDVVFFEVHDIEREGNWYGEWIGIVRPKLDWSLEVNNDDLIKTVNH
- a CDS encoding glycosyltransferase → MPTISVVIPSYNHEKYISEALQSVLDQTYKDFEIVITDDGSSDKSVNLIKEFTDPRIKLFVFSENKGACLTVNNCIENSTGKFIALLNSDDVFLPNKLEIQLNFLNSHPEIGAVFSYAKIINDNSDDFEGEHFYKNIFIQPNRNRFEWLNYFFYNGNCLCHPSILIRRECYENVGLYDPRFAQLPDFDFWIRLCQKYEIHIIPEELICFRVRDNEANASGNRLENHIRSTAELSQIYNNFLSLEVTNHLDTIFPEINQMEVFNDQKNINNNIRQYLIAKLMLNIEIFAVKYFALSVIFDKLNSKDIQNILSYKDFVKLTGTIDLYSITKLQNELTQIKNELVQAKAELNGITRSKFWKLRNIWFSLKKLLKSRLKSSIDVNANKK